A region from the Excalfactoria chinensis isolate bCotChi1 chromosome 11, bCotChi1.hap2, whole genome shotgun sequence genome encodes:
- the CLEC3A gene encoding C-type lectin domain family 3 member A encodes MAQTGFMIFFLVSILLLDQTISQASKFKARKHSKRRVKEKDDLKTQIDKLWREVNALKEMQALQSVCLRGTKAYKKCYLISEGTKHFHEANEDCIAKGGTLAIPRNSDETNALRDYGKNSMPGGSEFWLGVNDMVNEGKFVDVNGMALQYFNWDRAQPNGGKRENCVFFSTQGKWVDEVCRTAKRYICEFLIP; translated from the exons ATGGCACAAACTggatttatgatttttttcctcgTAAGCATATTACTGCTGGATCAGACCATCAGCCAGGCTTCCAAATTCAAAGCTAGGAAGCACAGCAAACGTAGAGTGAAAG aaaaggaTGACCTCAAGACCCAGATTGACAAGTTGTGGCGAGAAGTAAATGCTCTCAAAGAAATGCAAGCACTTCAATCAG TCTGTCTTCGAGGGACAAAGGCCTATAAGAAGTGCTACCTCATATCAGAAGGCACCAAGCATTTTCATGAAGCTAATGAAGACTGCATAGCCAAGGGAGGGACACTGGCTATCCCAAGGAATAGTGATGAAACGAATGCTCTCCGAGACTATGGCAAGAACAGCATGCCTGGAGGGTCTGAGTTCTGGCTAGGTGTCAATGACATGGTAAATGAAGGGAAGTTTGTTGATGTTAATGGCATGGCCCTACAGTACTTCAATTGGGATCGTGCCCAGCCAAACGGGGGGAAGCGCGAAAATTGTGTCTTCTTTTCAACACAAGGCAAGTGGGTGGATGAGGTCTGCCGTACTGCCAAAAGATATATTTGTGAATTTCTGATCCCATAA